A genomic stretch from Bradyrhizobium quebecense includes:
- a CDS encoding chloride channel protein, whose amino-acid sequence MGFPSNRQRRLFRIVSARWQRRAIFLLGGIAVGAAAVALAQLADLAQVAFSALVSHVRYASLVLTPAGFALSVYLTNRFFQNAQGSGIPQAIAARHLTDQTARESLVSLRIAAGKILLTLFGLLCGASVGREGPTVQIGASIMFALGRFSPRRQPGLILAGAAAGVAAAFNTPLAGIVFGIEEMSRAFETRTSSLIIGAVIAAGLTSLALMGNYTYFGTSATALRNGADWLAVPLCGVAGGLAGGLFSRILIAMARGFANPVGRTIKRYPVGFAAICGFAAAICGIASDGAIYGTGYQQVKSALEAGSQLPASFSVWKFLATTFASISGMPGGIFAPSLAVGAGLGSNIAPLFHGAPLAAIMLLGMVSYFAGVVQAPITAFVIVTEMTDNHAMVVPLMAAALIAHASSRLICKEGVYHALAKGFIDRATPAQKATPA is encoded by the coding sequence ATGGGCTTCCCCTCCAACCGCCAGAGGCGGCTGTTCAGAATCGTTTCCGCGCGTTGGCAGCGCCGGGCCATCTTCCTTCTGGGCGGCATTGCGGTCGGCGCGGCGGCCGTCGCGCTCGCCCAGCTCGCGGATCTGGCGCAGGTCGCCTTCTCCGCGCTGGTGTCGCATGTCCGTTACGCCTCGCTGGTGCTGACGCCCGCAGGCTTCGCGCTCTCGGTCTACCTGACCAATCGCTTTTTTCAGAACGCGCAGGGAAGCGGCATCCCGCAGGCCATCGCCGCACGCCATCTGACCGACCAGACCGCGCGCGAAAGCCTGGTTTCGCTGCGCATTGCCGCCGGCAAGATTCTGCTAACCCTGTTCGGCCTGCTGTGTGGCGCATCGGTCGGGCGCGAGGGACCGACGGTGCAGATCGGCGCGTCGATCATGTTTGCGCTCGGCCGCTTCTCGCCCCGGCGCCAACCGGGCTTGATCCTTGCCGGTGCGGCGGCGGGCGTCGCGGCAGCCTTCAACACCCCGCTGGCCGGGATCGTGTTCGGCATCGAGGAAATGAGCCGCGCCTTCGAGACGCGAACCTCCAGCCTGATCATCGGCGCGGTGATCGCCGCGGGCCTGACGTCGCTCGCCTTGATGGGCAACTACACTTATTTCGGCACCAGCGCGACGGCCCTGCGCAACGGCGCCGACTGGCTCGCGGTCCCGCTCTGCGGCGTGGCCGGAGGTCTGGCGGGCGGCCTGTTCAGCCGCATCCTGATCGCAATGGCGCGCGGATTTGCCAACCCGGTCGGACGCACGATCAAACGCTATCCGGTCGGCTTTGCCGCGATCTGCGGATTTGCGGCGGCGATTTGCGGGATTGCTTCCGACGGCGCGATCTACGGCACGGGATATCAGCAGGTCAAATCCGCGCTGGAAGCCGGGTCACAATTGCCCGCGAGCTTCAGCGTGTGGAAATTCCTGGCCACCACATTTGCCTCGATCAGCGGCATGCCGGGCGGCATCTTCGCGCCATCGCTCGCGGTCGGCGCCGGGCTCGGCTCCAACATCGCACCGCTGTTCCACGGCGCGCCGCTTGCGGCCATCATGCTGCTCGGCATGGTCTCGTATTTCGCCGGCGTGGTTCAGGCCCCGATTACGGCCTTCGTGATCGTCACCGAGATGACCGACAATCACGCCATGGTGGTGCCGCTGATGGCCGCGGCCCTGATCGCGCATGCGAGCTCGCGCCTGATCTGCAAGGAAGGCGTCTATCATGCCCTCGCCAAGGGATTTATCGATCGGGCTACGCCGGCGCAAAAGGCGACGCCGGCCTGA
- a CDS encoding adenylate/guanylate cyclase domain-containing protein: MNAPPNIDHVTPQSDGDVVSWLTNETRDQRFIDNIFAELCIRLQRTGIPLKRATMNLLIQHPQWLGARIIWADGKREAEITRVDYDVQQRSEYIGSPVYEIHQGIDEVREKLEHDPSQGRKHALYDEMRAQGLTDYVAWPLLHTLGKRHVVTFATDRAGGFDDAHIASLKTVLPVLALVSEIRMKNRLARTLLETYVGSHAGEMILAGATRRGSGTTVSAAIMICDLRDFTRISDSWPRDDVIDLLNDYFDAMSEPIARHGGEILKFIGDGLLAIFPLSEPKACANLLHAVAEARLAMAALSERNGMMGRAPMNYGIGVHVGDVMYGNIGSRTRLDFTVIGPAVNMASRLEALTKQLKKTVLLSRAFADLVEHDFALEHVGEHPVRGFSEPIELFAYNG, translated from the coding sequence ATGAACGCGCCCCCCAACATCGATCACGTCACGCCGCAGTCCGACGGCGACGTAGTGAGCTGGCTGACCAACGAGACGCGCGACCAGCGCTTCATCGACAATATCTTCGCCGAGTTGTGCATCCGGCTGCAGCGGACGGGCATTCCGCTCAAGCGGGCGACGATGAATCTCCTGATCCAGCATCCGCAATGGCTCGGCGCCCGGATCATCTGGGCCGACGGGAAACGCGAGGCCGAGATCACGCGGGTCGACTACGATGTCCAGCAGCGATCGGAATATATCGGCAGTCCGGTCTACGAAATCCATCAGGGTATCGACGAGGTGCGCGAGAAGCTCGAACATGACCCGTCACAGGGCCGCAAGCACGCGCTCTATGACGAGATGCGCGCGCAGGGCCTGACCGACTATGTGGCCTGGCCGTTGCTGCATACGCTCGGCAAGCGGCATGTCGTGACCTTCGCGACCGACCGTGCCGGAGGTTTCGATGATGCGCATATCGCCAGTCTGAAGACGGTGCTGCCGGTGCTGGCGCTGGTCAGCGAAATCCGGATGAAGAACCGCCTGGCGCGGACGCTGCTCGAGACCTATGTCGGCTCGCACGCCGGCGAGATGATCCTGGCCGGCGCGACGCGGCGGGGCAGCGGTACCACGGTGAGCGCCGCGATCATGATCTGCGACTTGCGGGATTTCACCCGGATCTCGGACTCCTGGCCACGCGATGACGTGATCGATCTCCTGAACGACTATTTCGACGCGATGTCGGAGCCGATTGCGCGGCATGGCGGGGAAATCCTGAAATTCATCGGCGACGGTCTGCTCGCCATTTTCCCGCTCAGCGAACCCAAGGCCTGCGCCAACCTGCTGCATGCGGTAGCCGAGGCGCGGCTGGCGATGGCGGCGCTCAGCGAAAGGAACGGCATGATGGGCCGCGCGCCGATGAATTACGGCATCGGCGTCCATGTCGGCGACGTCATGTACGGCAATATCGGATCGCGCACCCGGCTCGACTTCACCGTCATCGGCCCCGCCGTGAACATGGCGTCGCGCCTCGAAGCCCTCACCAAGCAGTTGAAGAAGACGGTGCTGCTGTCCCGCGCCTTCGCGGATCTTGTCGAGCACGATTTCGCGCTCGAACATGTCGGCGAGCATCCGGTGCGCGGCTTCAGCGAGCCGATCGAGTTGTTTGCCTATAATGGCTGA
- a CDS encoding metal-dependent hydrolase family protein yields MSTTLFKNAALLDPLRSDLLEGHHVLVEDRLIKEVSDRSIEASVDRVIDLKGKTLMPGLIDLHVHAVAVELDLSQQARMANVLVTLRSTMLLRGMLKRGFTTVRDAGGAGHALKQAIDTGLTDGPRLFVSGRALSQTGGHGDGRGRSDYLSDPTCSCCVRVGAIARVVDGVDAVRKAVREELQMGADQIKIMASGGVASPTDPIGAFGYSEDEIRAIVAEAKARHTYVLAHAYTAEAIERAVRCGVRTIEHGNLVDLPTARLMAEQGAYAVPTLVTYEALATEGAKYGLPAASVAKVADVRDAGLRSLAIYREAGVKMGFGTDLLGPSQRLQSDEFRIRAELLGAQAVIHSATIVGAEVLGMEGKLGRIAPEAFADLLVVEGNPLRDVTCLLGQGEHIPLVMKAGKAEVDRLGG; encoded by the coding sequence ATGTCCACGACCCTTTTCAAGAATGCCGCGCTGCTCGACCCGCTGCGGTCCGATCTGCTCGAAGGCCACCACGTGCTGGTCGAGGATCGCCTGATCAAGGAAGTGTCCGATCGGTCGATCGAGGCCTCAGTCGATCGCGTCATCGACCTCAAGGGCAAGACCCTGATGCCCGGCCTGATCGACCTGCATGTGCACGCGGTCGCAGTCGAGCTCGACCTGTCGCAGCAGGCTCGGATGGCGAACGTGCTGGTGACGCTGCGCTCGACCATGCTGCTGCGGGGCATGCTGAAGCGCGGCTTCACCACCGTCCGCGATGCCGGCGGCGCTGGCCATGCGCTCAAGCAGGCGATCGACACCGGGCTGACCGATGGGCCCAGGCTGTTCGTCTCCGGCCGCGCGCTCAGCCAGACCGGCGGCCATGGCGACGGGCGCGGCCGCTCGGATTATCTGAGCGACCCGACCTGCTCCTGCTGCGTGCGGGTCGGCGCGATCGCGCGCGTCGTCGACGGCGTCGATGCGGTGCGCAAGGCGGTGCGCGAGGAGCTGCAGATGGGCGCCGACCAGATCAAGATCATGGCGTCCGGCGGCGTCGCGTCGCCCACCGATCCGATCGGTGCGTTCGGCTATTCCGAGGACGAGATCCGCGCCATCGTCGCGGAAGCGAAGGCGCGGCACACCTATGTGCTGGCGCATGCCTACACCGCGGAGGCGATCGAGCGCGCGGTGCGCTGCGGCGTGCGCACCATCGAGCACGGCAATCTGGTCGACCTTCCGACCGCGCGCCTGATGGCCGAGCAGGGCGCCTATGCGGTGCCGACGCTCGTCACCTATGAGGCGCTGGCCACCGAAGGCGCCAAATACGGCCTGCCTGCCGCAAGCGTCGCCAAGGTTGCCGACGTGCGTGACGCCGGCTTGCGCTCGCTCGCGATCTATCGCGAGGCCGGCGTCAAGATGGGATTCGGCACCGATCTGCTCGGGCCGTCGCAGCGCTTGCAGAGCGACGAGTTCCGGATCCGCGCCGAGCTGCTCGGTGCGCAGGCCGTGATCCATAGCGCGACCATTGTCGGCGCCGAAGTGCTCGGCATGGAAGGCAAGCTCGGCCGCATCGCGCCGGAGGCGTTTGCCGATCTGCTGGTGGTCGAGGGCAATCCGCTGCGCGATGTAACGTGCCTGCTGGGCCAGGGCGAGCACATTCCGCTGGTGATGAAGGCCGGCAAGGCCGAAGTCGACCGGCTGGGCGGGTGA